One stretch of Glycine soja cultivar W05 chromosome 7, ASM419377v2, whole genome shotgun sequence DNA includes these proteins:
- the LOC114420269 gene encoding probable leucine-rich repeat receptor-like protein kinase At5g49770 isoform X1 yields MSQRVLVVLLLVLNYVLVAEGETADGDLTTFLSLINTWENTPPNWVGSDPCDDWVGIKCKNSHITSITLSSTGLAGQLSGDIGSLSELETLDLSYNKDLTGPLPESIGELKKLATLILVGCSFKGPIPDSIGNMQELLFLSLNSNSFSGPIPHSIGNLSKLYWLDLADNQLQGNIPVSSGDISGLDKLHHAKHFHLGKNNLSGSIPPQLFSSEMALIHVLLESNQLTDKIPPTLGLVQSLEVVRLDGNSLNGPVPPNINNLTHVQDLYLSNNKLSGSLPNLTGMNALSYLDMSNNSFKPLDFPGWFSTLKSLTTLKMERTQLQGQVPTSLFTLINLQIVVLKDNKINGTLDIGSSYSNQLRLVDFETNSIDSFEQKDEVPNVKIKIILKDNPICQENGELESYCSSSQPNVSYSTPLNNCQPGTCSSEQILSPNCICAYPYSGTLTFRSPPFLDFDNKTYYSMLEEGLMNSFKSHFLPVDSVLLSHPSKDSTQYLELSLQVFPSGQNHFNRTGAFSIGFLLSNQTFKPPKVFGPFYFVGDKYEHFENSEGLTESSKSSNIGIIIGAAVGGLVLLVLLLLAGLYAFRQKKRAEKAIGQSNPFRRWDTASSKSEVPQLTEARMFSFEELKKYTKNFSQVNGIGSGGFGKVYKGNLPNGQVIAIKRAQKESMQGKLEFKAEIELLSRVHHKNLVSLVGFCFEHEEQMLVYEYVQNGSLKDALSGKSGIRLDWIRRLKIALGTARGLAYLHELVNPPIIHRDIKSNNILLDDRLNAKVSDFGLSKSMVDSEKDHVTTQVKGTMGYLDPEYYMSQQLTEKSDVYSFGVLMLELISARRPLERGKYIVKEVRNALDKTKGSYGLDEIIDPAIGLASTTLTLSGFDKFVDMTMTCVKESGSDRPKMSDVVREIENILKSAGANPTEESPSISSSYEEVSRGSSSHPYNSNDTFDLSAGLPYPKVDPK; encoded by the exons ATGAGCCAAAGAGTATTAGTAGTCCTGctgcttgttttgaattatgTGTTGGTTGCAGAAGGAGAAACAGCTGATGGAGATT TGACCACATTTTTGTCTCTTATAAATACCTGGGAGAACACCCCTCCTAATTGGGTGGGTTCAGATCCTTGTGATGATTGGGTTGGAATCAAGTGCAAGAATTCACACATTACATCAAT AACATTATCAAGCACCGGTTTGGCTGGTCAGCTTTCTGGAGATATTGGATCACTATCTGAATTAGAGACTtt GGATCTATCTTACAACAAGGACTTGACTGGACCACTTCCAGAATCCATTGGGGAATTGAAGAAGCTGGCAACCTT AATTCTTGTTGGTTGTAGCTTCAAGGGTCCTATTCCAGACAGCATAGGAAATATGCAGGAGCTCCTCTTCTT ATCATTAAATTCCAATAGCTTTAGTGGACCAATTCCTCATTCTATTGGTAATCTATCAAAGCTTTATTGGTTAGATTTAGCTGACAATCAACTTCAAGGGAACATCCCGGTATCTAGTGGCGACATATCTGGTCTTGATAAGTTACACCATGCCAAGCATTT TCATCTTGGGAAGAATAATCTCTCAGGCAGTATTCCTCCTCAACTTTTTAGCTCGGAAATGGCTCTGATTCATGT GCTTTTGGAAAGCAATCAACTCACTGACAAGATTCCACCTACCCTTGGACTAGTTCAGAGTCTGGAGGTGGT GCGCTTAGATGGTAATTCATTAAATGGACCTGTGCCTCCAAACATCAACAATCTTACTCATGTTCAAGATCT GTACTTGTCCAACAATAAACTGTCAGGCTCCCTGCCAAACCTTACTGGAATGAATGCCCTCAGCTATCT GGACATGAGCAACAATAGTTTTAAGCCATTGGATTTTCCAGGATGGTTTTCAACTCTTAAGTCCTTAACAACATT AAAGATGGAGAGAACACAACTTCAAGGACAGGTTCCTACTTCTTTGTTTACACTTATCAATTTACAGATTGT GGTTCTAAaagacaacaaaataaatggTACCTTGGATATCGGCTCCTCCTACAGCAATCAGCTGCGACTTGTTGATTTTGAGACTAATTCAATTGACAGCTTTGAGCAAAAAGACGAAGTTCCAAATGTGAAAATCAAGATAAT ACTTAAAGATAACCCAATTTGTCAAGAAAATGGAGAACTAGAAAGCTACTGCTCCTCTTCTCAACCCAATGTCTCATATTCAACACCACTAAATAACTGTCAACCTGGTACCTGCAGTTCAGAACAGATTCTTAGTCCCAACTGTATATGCGCATATCCATATTCAGGAACCTTAACTTTCAGGTCACCTCCCTTTTTGGACTTTGATAACAAAACTTACTACTCAATGCTTGAGGAGGGTCTTATGAACTCTTTTAAGTCTCATTTTCTACCTGTGGATTCGGTTTTGTTGAGCCATCCAAGTAAGGATTCAACTCAGTATCTCGAATTGAGCTTACAAGTCTTCCCATCAGGACAGAATCATTTCAATCGAACAGGGGCTTTTAGCATTGGTTTTCTGCTTAGCAACCAGACTTTTAAGCCTCCTAAAGTTTTTGgaccattttattttgttggagATAAATATGAACACTTTGAAAACTCTG AAGGATTGACTGAATCGAGTAAATCTTCAAACATTGGAATCATAATTGGGGCAGCAGTGGGTGGTTTGGTCCTGCTAGTGTTACTACTACTAGCAGGTCTTTATGCTTTCCGCCAAAAGAAAAGGGCCGAAAAAGCAATTGGACAAAGCAATCCCTTTA GACGCTGGGATACAGCTTCGAGCAAGAGTGAGGTCCCTCAGTTGACAGAAGCAAGGATGTTTTCTTTTGAAGAGCTTAAAAAATACACCAAAAATTTTTCTCAAGTCAATGGCATTGGATCTGGGGGTTTTGGGAAG GTTTATAAGGGAAACCTTCCCAATGGACAAGTGATAGCAATAAAACGAGCTCAAAAAGAATCTATGCAGGGAAAGCTTGAGTTTAAAGCGGAAATTGAGCTCCTATCAAGGGTCCACCATAAGAATCTTGTCAGCCTTGTGGGATTCTGCTTTGAGCACGAAGAACAAATGCTGGTTTATGAGTATGTTCAAAATGGAAGTTTAAAGGACGCTCTCTCAG GGAAGTCAGGAATTAGATTAGATTGGATTAGAAGGCTAAAAATTGCCCTTGGTACTGCCCGTGGTTTGGCTTATCTTCACGAACTTGTTAATCCTCCCATCATACATAGGGACATCAAATCAAACAATATTTTGCTGGATGACCGCCTGAATGCCAAAGTTTCTGATTTTGGTCTCTCCAAGTCTATGGTTGATTCTGAGAAAGATCATGTTACCACTCAAGTTAAAGGAACAATG GGTTACTTGGATCCAGAGTATTATATGTCTCAACAATTGACTGAGAAGAGTGACGTTTATAGCTTTGGAGTGCTCATGTTGGAGCTGATTTCAGCAAGAAGGCCGTTGGAACGAGGGAAGTATATTGTGAAAGAGGTTAGGAATGCACTTGATAAGACAAAAGGGTCATATGGTCTTGATGAGATCATTGACCCAGCCATTGGTCTAGCGTCCACCACACTGACACTGAGCGGTTTTGACAAGTTTGTGGATATGACCATGACATGTGTTAAAGAGTCAGGTTCTGACAGACCTAAAATGAGTGATGTGGTAAGAGAAATCGAAAACATCTTGAAGTCAGCCGGTGCAAACCCCACTGAGGAATCACCCTCCATCTCTTCTAGTTATGAGGAGGTCAGCAGAGGGAGCTCAAGCCATCCTTATAATAGCAACGACACCTTTGATTTGAGTGCAGGACTTCCATATCCAAAAGTTGACCCCAAGTAA
- the LOC114420269 gene encoding probable leucine-rich repeat receptor-like protein kinase At5g49770 isoform X2 has protein sequence MSQRVLVVLLLVLNYVLVAEGETADGDLTTFLSLINTWENTPPNWVGSDPCDDWVGIKCKNSHITSITLSSTGLAGQLSGDIGSLSELETLDLSYNKDLTGPLPESIGELKKLATLILVGCSFKGPIPDSIGNMQELLFLSLNSNSFSGPIPHSIGNLSKLYWLDLADNQLQGNIPVSSGDISGLDKLHHAKHFHLGKNNLSGSIPPQLFSSEMALIHVLLESNQLTDKIPPTLGLVQSLEVVRLDGNSLNGPVPPNINNLTHVQDLYLSNNKLSGSLPNLTGMNALSYLDMSNNSFKPLDFPGWFSTLKSLTTLWREHNFKDRVLKDNKINGTLDIGSSYSNQLRLVDFETNSIDSFEQKDEVPNVKIKIILKDNPICQENGELESYCSSSQPNVSYSTPLNNCQPGTCSSEQILSPNCICAYPYSGTLTFRSPPFLDFDNKTYYSMLEEGLMNSFKSHFLPVDSVLLSHPSKDSTQYLELSLQVFPSGQNHFNRTGAFSIGFLLSNQTFKPPKVFGPFYFVGDKYEHFENSEGLTESSKSSNIGIIIGAAVGGLVLLVLLLLAGLYAFRQKKRAEKAIGQSNPFRRWDTASSKSEVPQLTEARMFSFEELKKYTKNFSQVNGIGSGGFGKVYKGNLPNGQVIAIKRAQKESMQGKLEFKAEIELLSRVHHKNLVSLVGFCFEHEEQMLVYEYVQNGSLKDALSGKSGIRLDWIRRLKIALGTARGLAYLHELVNPPIIHRDIKSNNILLDDRLNAKVSDFGLSKSMVDSEKDHVTTQVKGTMGYLDPEYYMSQQLTEKSDVYSFGVLMLELISARRPLERGKYIVKEVRNALDKTKGSYGLDEIIDPAIGLASTTLTLSGFDKFVDMTMTCVKESGSDRPKMSDVVREIENILKSAGANPTEESPSISSSYEEVSRGSSSHPYNSNDTFDLSAGLPYPKVDPK, from the exons ATGAGCCAAAGAGTATTAGTAGTCCTGctgcttgttttgaattatgTGTTGGTTGCAGAAGGAGAAACAGCTGATGGAGATT TGACCACATTTTTGTCTCTTATAAATACCTGGGAGAACACCCCTCCTAATTGGGTGGGTTCAGATCCTTGTGATGATTGGGTTGGAATCAAGTGCAAGAATTCACACATTACATCAAT AACATTATCAAGCACCGGTTTGGCTGGTCAGCTTTCTGGAGATATTGGATCACTATCTGAATTAGAGACTtt GGATCTATCTTACAACAAGGACTTGACTGGACCACTTCCAGAATCCATTGGGGAATTGAAGAAGCTGGCAACCTT AATTCTTGTTGGTTGTAGCTTCAAGGGTCCTATTCCAGACAGCATAGGAAATATGCAGGAGCTCCTCTTCTT ATCATTAAATTCCAATAGCTTTAGTGGACCAATTCCTCATTCTATTGGTAATCTATCAAAGCTTTATTGGTTAGATTTAGCTGACAATCAACTTCAAGGGAACATCCCGGTATCTAGTGGCGACATATCTGGTCTTGATAAGTTACACCATGCCAAGCATTT TCATCTTGGGAAGAATAATCTCTCAGGCAGTATTCCTCCTCAACTTTTTAGCTCGGAAATGGCTCTGATTCATGT GCTTTTGGAAAGCAATCAACTCACTGACAAGATTCCACCTACCCTTGGACTAGTTCAGAGTCTGGAGGTGGT GCGCTTAGATGGTAATTCATTAAATGGACCTGTGCCTCCAAACATCAACAATCTTACTCATGTTCAAGATCT GTACTTGTCCAACAATAAACTGTCAGGCTCCCTGCCAAACCTTACTGGAATGAATGCCCTCAGCTATCT GGACATGAGCAACAATAGTTTTAAGCCATTGGATTTTCCAGGATGGTTTTCAACTCTTAAGTCCTTAACAACATT ATGGAGAGAACACAACTTCAAGGACAG GGTTCTAAaagacaacaaaataaatggTACCTTGGATATCGGCTCCTCCTACAGCAATCAGCTGCGACTTGTTGATTTTGAGACTAATTCAATTGACAGCTTTGAGCAAAAAGACGAAGTTCCAAATGTGAAAATCAAGATAAT ACTTAAAGATAACCCAATTTGTCAAGAAAATGGAGAACTAGAAAGCTACTGCTCCTCTTCTCAACCCAATGTCTCATATTCAACACCACTAAATAACTGTCAACCTGGTACCTGCAGTTCAGAACAGATTCTTAGTCCCAACTGTATATGCGCATATCCATATTCAGGAACCTTAACTTTCAGGTCACCTCCCTTTTTGGACTTTGATAACAAAACTTACTACTCAATGCTTGAGGAGGGTCTTATGAACTCTTTTAAGTCTCATTTTCTACCTGTGGATTCGGTTTTGTTGAGCCATCCAAGTAAGGATTCAACTCAGTATCTCGAATTGAGCTTACAAGTCTTCCCATCAGGACAGAATCATTTCAATCGAACAGGGGCTTTTAGCATTGGTTTTCTGCTTAGCAACCAGACTTTTAAGCCTCCTAAAGTTTTTGgaccattttattttgttggagATAAATATGAACACTTTGAAAACTCTG AAGGATTGACTGAATCGAGTAAATCTTCAAACATTGGAATCATAATTGGGGCAGCAGTGGGTGGTTTGGTCCTGCTAGTGTTACTACTACTAGCAGGTCTTTATGCTTTCCGCCAAAAGAAAAGGGCCGAAAAAGCAATTGGACAAAGCAATCCCTTTA GACGCTGGGATACAGCTTCGAGCAAGAGTGAGGTCCCTCAGTTGACAGAAGCAAGGATGTTTTCTTTTGAAGAGCTTAAAAAATACACCAAAAATTTTTCTCAAGTCAATGGCATTGGATCTGGGGGTTTTGGGAAG GTTTATAAGGGAAACCTTCCCAATGGACAAGTGATAGCAATAAAACGAGCTCAAAAAGAATCTATGCAGGGAAAGCTTGAGTTTAAAGCGGAAATTGAGCTCCTATCAAGGGTCCACCATAAGAATCTTGTCAGCCTTGTGGGATTCTGCTTTGAGCACGAAGAACAAATGCTGGTTTATGAGTATGTTCAAAATGGAAGTTTAAAGGACGCTCTCTCAG GGAAGTCAGGAATTAGATTAGATTGGATTAGAAGGCTAAAAATTGCCCTTGGTACTGCCCGTGGTTTGGCTTATCTTCACGAACTTGTTAATCCTCCCATCATACATAGGGACATCAAATCAAACAATATTTTGCTGGATGACCGCCTGAATGCCAAAGTTTCTGATTTTGGTCTCTCCAAGTCTATGGTTGATTCTGAGAAAGATCATGTTACCACTCAAGTTAAAGGAACAATG GGTTACTTGGATCCAGAGTATTATATGTCTCAACAATTGACTGAGAAGAGTGACGTTTATAGCTTTGGAGTGCTCATGTTGGAGCTGATTTCAGCAAGAAGGCCGTTGGAACGAGGGAAGTATATTGTGAAAGAGGTTAGGAATGCACTTGATAAGACAAAAGGGTCATATGGTCTTGATGAGATCATTGACCCAGCCATTGGTCTAGCGTCCACCACACTGACACTGAGCGGTTTTGACAAGTTTGTGGATATGACCATGACATGTGTTAAAGAGTCAGGTTCTGACAGACCTAAAATGAGTGATGTGGTAAGAGAAATCGAAAACATCTTGAAGTCAGCCGGTGCAAACCCCACTGAGGAATCACCCTCCATCTCTTCTAGTTATGAGGAGGTCAGCAGAGGGAGCTCAAGCCATCCTTATAATAGCAACGACACCTTTGATTTGAGTGCAGGACTTCCATATCCAAAAGTTGACCCCAAGTAA
- the LOC114420271 gene encoding START domain-containing protein 10-like isoform X2, producing MAIDTLVPATMSSSPAPCSRSWSISEDSLRRYVQFASESCVQELLAASDTNKGNGNDGWKMLTLDNGVEISKRRSGSLHTFRSRWVLRAVSPQQFITVANAIDAAKQWDSDLVEARYIKDLQDNLSIIRLRFGDNSKPLFRNREFIVYERRETMEDGTLVVAVASLPKEIAAGLHPEQSNAIRGLLLQSGWVVEKLEDDSCVVTYVVQLDPAGWLPKCFVNRFNTKLVMIIENLKKLAQACPSEGEI from the exons GCAATTGATACCCTCGTTCCAGCCACAATGAGCAGCAGTCCTGCACCTTGCAGCCGATCCTG GTCAATAAGTGAGGACTCCCTAAGAAGGTATGTGCAGTTTGCGAGTGAAAGCTGCGTACAAGAGTTATTGGCAGCTTCGGACACAAACAAAGGAAATGGCAATGATGGATGGAAGATGCTCACTCTTGACAATGGAGTGGAGATATCAAAACGCAGGTCAGGCTCACTCCACACGTTTCGCAGCCGTTGGGTTCTTAGAGCTGTCTCTCCCCAACAGTTCATAACAGTGGCCAATGCCATTGATGCTGCAAAG CAATGGGACTCTGATCTGGTGGAAGCCAGGTACATAAAAGATCTTCAAGACAACCTCAGCATAATTCGTCTTAGGTTTGGTGATAACTCCAAGCCTCTCTTCAGGAATAGAGAATTCATTGTCTATGAGCGGCGTGAGACTATGGAAGATGGCACCTTG GTGGTAGCAGTTGCTTCACTGCCAAAGGAAATAGCTGCAGGGTTACATCCGGAGCAAAGTAATGCAATCAGAGGACTGTTGCTACAGTCAGGGTGGGTGGTAGAGAAGCTTGAAGATGATTCATGTGTGGTCACTTATGTTGTTCAG TTGGATCCTGCAGGATGGCTGCCCAAGTGCTTTGTCAATCGATTTAAcacaaaactggttatgatcattGAAAACCTTAAAAAATTAGCCCAAGCATGTCCTAGTGAAGGTGAAATTTGA